A single window of Luteipulveratus halotolerans DNA harbors:
- a CDS encoding polysaccharide biosynthesis tyrosine autokinase translates to MTLEDFWKLTRRYWVLLLGFALLGLLCAGAYTLTRTKQYTATATAFVVAKSSGDDTGSAYAGSMLAQTKAKAWLPLFKSTPVASRAAQQLGLPDSPTAIASRVSTSLTDETPAITVTATAPTPAGARSLADAVVNATAQQVQQIEGAGGAASIRPVQTAELPTRPSFPRPERTLPLGVLGGLLVGYAVALVRHRQDTRIRSSEQLEQQLSTSVLAVLPTSKALSRREDGRFNGDTDFHTREALRQLRTNLRFVDVDHSPRSIVVTSARMGEGKSTIASSLASVLAQSGQSVLLVDADLRRPAISTIFDVDSAIGLTQVLAGTLSFADAVQSSGVPGLSILAAGQIPPNPSELLGSHRMSRLIAELSADHMVILDAPPLLPVTDAALLTASCDGALIVVAAGETHEEHVKRIAANLRRVDGKVLGAVLNRVNTRRLREIVYGDQRYGQGAYGEYGETAYVQATADPGARGGGSKAFRGGPHRRPNV, encoded by the coding sequence GTGACCCTGGAAGACTTCTGGAAGCTCACTCGCCGCTACTGGGTGCTGCTGCTCGGGTTCGCCCTGCTGGGCCTGCTGTGCGCGGGCGCCTACACCCTCACCCGCACCAAGCAGTACACCGCCACCGCGACGGCGTTCGTGGTCGCCAAGAGCTCCGGTGACGACACCGGGTCGGCGTACGCCGGCTCGATGCTCGCCCAGACCAAGGCCAAGGCGTGGCTGCCGCTGTTCAAGAGCACGCCGGTCGCCTCACGCGCCGCCCAACAGCTCGGCCTCCCGGACAGCCCGACCGCCATCGCCTCACGGGTCTCGACGTCACTCACCGACGAGACCCCTGCCATCACGGTCACCGCAACCGCGCCGACGCCCGCCGGGGCGCGCTCACTGGCCGACGCCGTCGTCAACGCCACCGCCCAGCAGGTCCAGCAGATCGAGGGCGCGGGCGGCGCCGCGTCCATCAGGCCGGTCCAGACGGCAGAGCTGCCCACCCGGCCCAGCTTTCCGCGACCCGAGCGCACGCTGCCGCTCGGAGTGCTCGGCGGACTCCTCGTCGGCTACGCCGTCGCCCTCGTACGCCACCGCCAGGACACCCGGATCCGGTCCTCCGAACAGCTCGAGCAGCAGCTGTCGACCAGCGTCCTCGCGGTGCTGCCCACGTCCAAAGCACTCAGCCGTCGCGAGGACGGGCGTTTCAACGGCGACACCGACTTCCACACCCGTGAGGCGTTGCGCCAGCTGCGCACCAACCTGCGGTTCGTCGACGTCGACCACAGCCCCCGGTCGATCGTCGTGACGAGCGCCCGGATGGGCGAGGGCAAGTCGACGATCGCCTCCAGCCTGGCCAGCGTGCTCGCGCAGTCCGGGCAGTCCGTCCTCCTCGTCGACGCCGATCTGCGCCGGCCGGCGATCAGCACGATCTTCGACGTCGACTCGGCCATCGGCCTCACGCAGGTGCTCGCGGGCACACTGTCGTTCGCGGACGCCGTGCAGTCCTCGGGCGTGCCCGGCCTGTCGATCCTCGCGGCGGGGCAGATCCCGCCCAACCCCAGCGAGCTGCTCGGTTCGCACCGCATGAGCCGACTCATCGCCGAGCTCAGCGCCGACCACATGGTCATCCTCGACGCACCACCGCTGCTGCCTGTGACCGATGCTGCGCTGCTGACCGCCAGCTGCGACGGCGCGCTGATCGTGGTGGCCGCGGGCGAGACCCACGAGGAGCACGTCAAGCGCATCGCGGCCAACCTGCGGCGGGTCGACGGCAAGGTCCTCGGCGCGGTCCTCAACCGCGTCAACACCCGGCGCCTGCGCGAGATCGTCTACGGCGACCAGCGCTACGGCCAGGGTGCCTACGGCGAGTACGGCGAGACGGCGTACGTCCAGGCCACGGCCGACCCCGGCGCGCGTGGTGGCGGGTCCAAGGCGTTCCGCGGCGGTCCGCACCGCAGGCCGAACGTCTGA